Part of the Limihaloglobus sulfuriphilus genome is shown below.
TAATTCAGCCCTATATTCAGTATGCTGTTAAATATGTTTATCCACATCACAACCGATGTGATTCCCCGTCCGGAATAGAATGACGAAATCGCACGGGATATAAGCAGCGGCAGGCCTACATACAGCAGAGTAGAAAAATATTCTATCTCATATTTCTTTATTTCGCTGTCATGGCCGATCGCGTTGAAGATGATATCCTGCATCGGCAGGAAAACCATCATCGCCATCCCCATCACGATTGAGAGATATATTGCCTGCCATATTATGGGGCCGATATTCTCTCGCTGTTTTGCCCCGGTGTACTGGGCGACAAATGTGTTGGCATAGGATACGATTCCCAGAAACAGTGAGATAAGGGTAAAGTGGAAGATTCCGGCAAACATCGCGCCGGTCATGGCGTTTGGTGAGTAATTAGATAGAAAAAGTCTGTCCGTGAACATCCTCACGGTAAATGCGCTGGTGCTGACTATCAACGGAGCAGCGATTTTCATCAGTTCGCCGCAGCCGCCGGGCCCGCTCCAAAAATTATTTATAAAACCCTGTTTTGTAAGCATTTAGTGTTTTATGTCCGTTAAAAAAGGCCCTTATCCATTATTGAACAAGGGCCTTTGTGGATCTTAATTACTGGGAATGGTCAAACATTCATACCAGATATTTCGCATTCAAAGATCATTTTGTCATTAACAATACCCTGAACTACGGCAGTAAACTTACGGCTCTGGATCTTTGTAATCTCTCCGAGCAGGTAAAGCCTCTCGCCGGGAACCACGGTGCCGCGGAATTTGGCGTTTTTTATGCCGGCAAATCCGAGAAAGCCCTGGGTGCCAAAGATTCGTTTCATGCAGAAGCTCGACAGTTGAGCCGCGGCTTCAACCATAATCACGCCGGGCATTATCGGTCTTCCGGGGATATGCCCTCTGACCCAGAATTCGTTTTCTGTTAGATCTTTATATCCCAGAGCCTGACGGGCTTCTTTGTCGTACCAGACAACCGCGTCAAGCTGCTGCATTTCGTAATTCTGAGGATTGTATTTTAATATTTCATCCCGATCGAAGATTATATTGTTCTTATCAATCTGGGAAATATCAACAAGTAGTTTTGGTGGCATAGCCTCAATCTCCGCTCAAAAATTTACGAACGCAGTTCGAGTATCTTTGCCCGAATGTCCTGAGCGGCCTTTTTGACTTCCTGCATTTGTTTACGTACCCGGGTACCTGCGGCGTTATTCCCGCCTTCGGCCTTCAATACGTCATCTTCAATAGCTTCTACTAATTGTTTCAGTGTTTCAAATTCTTGCATGTTAAAACTCCATAGATATAATAACTTTGGATTAATAAAATACCGAATTAAGTCTTTTGTTATAAAAAGAACAATAATACGGCTTTAAAAACAATAATTTGCTCACAGCATAAAAAAACGAATAGAAAAAGCAAGCAAAATGTTGTATAATAAGTTTATATTTATGTTTGATGCTGTCTGGAATACCCGTTTTTTTTACCGTTTCACAGAATTTTGACGGATTTATTTCATGAATAAGCGGAAGAAAGAGGTAAAATGATAGTTATAAATGAATTCGAAAAGGCTCTCCCGAGCGAAAAGGGCTGGGTTGTATCAATAGGCAATTTTGACGGCCTGCATAAAGGCCACCAGGCAATCCTTAAAGAGGCTTGCAGGCTGGCTTCTCAGAGAAACACTCCCGGAGTGATGGCGATAACATTCGAGCCGCACCCAACAAAAATTCTCCGTCCTTCCAAGGCCCCCGTGTGCATAACTCCTATAGAACACAAACTTTATTTGTT
Proteins encoded:
- a CDS encoding histone H1; this translates as MQEFETLKQLVEAIEDDVLKAEGGNNAAGTRVRKQMQEVKKAAQDIRAKILELRS
- a CDS encoding 3-hydroxyacyl-ACP dehydratase FabZ family protein, with translation MPPKLLVDISQIDKNNIIFDRDEILKYNPQNYEMQQLDAVVWYDKEARQALGYKDLTENEFWVRGHIPGRPIMPGVIMVEAAAQLSSFCMKRIFGTQGFLGFAGIKNAKFRGTVVPGERLYLLGEITKIQSRKFTAVVQGIVNDKMIFECEISGMNV